CTGAATATTCCGCAACTCCCACGTATGGATGCCCTCGCGACAGCCCACAATTTTTGCTCAATCAGATTGCTTTGGAAAAACGGGGAAAGTTTAGTTTAATGGATTCAGTTTGCTCTGCAATTCTGGCTGCCATTTGCTTCGCAAGACGTTTTTGAAGCCGATATTGCCAAATCCATGCCACCACTAAACCACCCGCTAAGCCGCCGACGAGAATGGTGAGCATGCGCCGAGGGGTGAGAAAATGCGTCGGCTGTCCATACCATTTGGTGTAGACCTGCTGGTAGGCTGCTGAGTCTACATACTCTTTTACAGCAACTTGTAATTCTTGTAACAGGTTTGTATTTGTACGCTGAACCGCAATAGCCCGCTTGATTTCTTTGAGCGGTGATCCAGCCACTTTGATTCGATCATCCACGCGCATTTTACGTGCTTCATTCATAATGACCGGATGTGGATAGATCAGTGCATCGACTTGCCCTGCGAGCAGTTTAAACAGGCCTTCCCGCCAGTCCGTAACGACGACAAGGTCTATATCGTTCCTGTCTTTCATCAAAGCATAGCCGACGTTGAAACGATCCACCGCAACAGCATGTCCGGCTAAGTTCTCTGCATTATGAATATTGAACTGATTGGCACGTATGAAAATGGAGACAGGGAACGTTTCTACCGTATCGGTAAACGTGGCATATTCTTTGCGTTGTTCGGTGATTCCCATATTCGGAATGAGGTCTACGTCGCCCTCTCTCAGAGCCTGCTGTGTGCCGGCCCAGTTATCTTTGACCACATAGACCATTTTGTATCCTGCCAGAGCGGCAATCGCGTCCATGGTATCGATGGCAAATCCCTTAGGCAGCCCGTCATTGCCGAGCATGTATTCTGGTGGGAAATGTGCCGGTACAGCCGCTTTTAATTCCGTCAGCGCAGCGGCGGTAACGCTCATTCCAGAGAGTGAAAAAATAGCCAGAACAAGCGGTATGCACTTCGGATAAATGGACTGCATACATTTATGTACACGCTTTTTTTCGAATATCACTCCGCCTCCGGATGTTATCATTTTTCTAATACCAGTCGTCTTGTTGCGGTGCAGGATAAAAGATTTCCGCATCACCCGCAATATTCAATTCATACATGCCGCGCATCGACGTGTTTAAATAGGGGCGGTGTGGAAAGAATTCCACTGTTTGGAAGTTTTTAATATATTGATTTGGAAAAAGTTCCAATGATTGGAACTCTTTCCGTAAAAAGTTCCAATCATTGGAACTTTTTATTTTTCGACTGGAACGGATTCGGACGGCAGGGATGCGAAGCGGTATACAAACCAGTCGGTGGAACCGTCGTCGACACAAAGGAAAAAGGCGGTTTGGGGATTATTGTTCAACAGGGAGCGTCGTAGCGGGTGATATCGATCGGCGAGAATGAAGGCTTTGGGATCGGGTAATTGGTTTGTGGTCAATTGATCGGCGGAGAGCGGACGAATGATGGTCTGGGCATAGATGGCTAGACCGTCGTCTGGTCGGATTCGTTGTCCGTCGCGCATTCCCGGCAGATAATAGACGGGGGTACGCTGAATCAGGTGCCGCAGATGATAGGCCTCCAGTTCTTGTTCATATTTCTGATGTGGAGCAAGTGAATAGCCATAAAACATGAAGGCTGTGGCTGTGGCGAACCAGAGGCCAATGAGAATGGTTGTTTTTTTCCAGTGGTAACGACGTAGTGTCAGCCATCCGGCGGTGGACAGGAACAGAAGCACAAAGAACATGACAATGATGGCTGCGGTCGGCGTTCCCGCCACCTGGATTTCGTCCAGTATCCCAGCGGTTACCAGTTCTTGCTGGAAAAGAAGGAAGAGGGGCAGGGCGAAGGACGCGAAGATGAACATGGGAATGAGGGTGTAAAAGGGCCAGGCATCGCCTTTTGACAGGGGCAGCTTGTTTTGTATCCATAGCTTCTGAGTGAAAAATACGGATAGCATCAGTGCGATAGATGGCAGGATTGGAACAAGATAGCGCTGATGGCGCATGGGCCAGACACACAGGAATGTGATTTCGATGAGAAACCATAACAGGGGTATTCGCAGGCGGCGCACGGCTCTGCCTGATGCACAGATGACGTTTCCGTTCCAGGCGAAGCGCAGACTTTGCCACGCCCATAATGTCCATGGCAGGATCAGCAGTACGATGCTGGCGTAATAGTAGACGGGGCGGAACTGATCGACATCGTCAGGTTTATATTCGTCAATGAGTGCTGCGCCGGTACCTGCGACATGATGCAGTGTGTAAATAAACCAGGGGGCGCAAAGCATGGCCGCAGCGGCCAATGCCAGAATCAATCCGGCGATGCGATATACTTTTTTGCCGGGCAGCAGGCTGATTGCCAGTGAAACGGGGATCAGAACCCAGACGGTGGCGACCGGCCCTTTTGTCATCACCGCGCCCGCCATAAATAGGGCGCAGAGCAACCACCGACGCAGGGGAAACCGGCACCATTCTCTGGTCGCCGCAGCAGAGATTCCGGCGGCGGCTCCCAGCGTGGCCCATCCCATCATCTGTGCGTCATACGTGGCGTAGTGGGATTGTTTTATCATGAGAAAAAAGGTTCCGCAGATCAGGGCTCCAAGCAGTCCGGTCTGTTCGTCATACAGTCGCCATCCAATCCAGATGATGCCGAGGAGACCACCGCAGAGCAGGATGATCGTGACCATTCGTGCTCCGAGAGCCAGCTCTGTAATGGATGCATCTCCTGGTGTGAGGCCCATGATCTTCCATACGCCCAGCGTGAGCCAGACCAGCATGGGTGGTTTGTTCAGCCGGGGCTGTCCGTTGTTCCAAAGAGGAATCAGCAGCGCGTCGGTGTGTCCTTCACTGACGGCAATCCATGTTTCGGAACATGTTTGCATGCATATGCTTTCCATGGAACGCAGCGGCGACGGCCGGCCTACGTTCAGAACGTATGCCGGCAGCACAATGAGCAGAATTGCCAAAATGGTGAAAAAGAATTGGAGTCTGGAACAATTTTTAGCCATCATCAAACCTATATTATAACTCTTCTCCTGAAAATATAAGGACGTGACGTTCTCATGGTTCGTTCAATATGAAAAGCGAAATAAAATATCAATCAGTTGGTCGCTGGTTTCAGATTATTCTGGTGCTGTTGCTCTGTGCGATGCCGCAATTTGTCCGGTATCAACGGTCCGGGCCGGCACGGATTATGGAAAATCTGAGCATCATGTCCAGTCAGGAGACCTGGATTCGCATGCATGAGGGCGAAGCGAATGCGTGGATGATTCCTTCGTGGAATGGTCGTCCCAGGGTGAATAAACCGCCCATGCTTGTTTGGCTGAATTTGCTGGTCTGGGTCGATCTATCGCCTTCGACCAGTTCGGCGGATCAGCTGATTGCCCGGTCACGGCTGCTGGCGGGATGCATGGCGCTGATTGGACTGCTGGGGGTTTACGGCTGCGGCCGATGCATGAGCACGCATCGAACGGCACTGCTTGCGATGTTTGTTACGGGCAGCAGTTTTATGCTGACCAAACAGGCGCGGTTTGCATCCTATGATATTCATCTCCTGGCCTGGGTTATGCTTGCTATGTTCTGGGGGTTGCGGGCCATTCTTTCGCATCGGGCACGGTGGTTTGACTGGGTGTTATGCGGAATCTTCTGGGGCGGAGCGATGTTGACCAAGGGGGCGGTGGCGTATGTTCTTGTCGGTATTCCCCTGTTGGCGATCCTTGTTTTTATCGACCGCAAAGCCCTTCGCCGCTATGCCGGATGGGGTGGAGCGGCATGTCTTGCAACGATGCTTTTGGGGATATGGTACGCGTACGTGTTTATACATGATCATACGGTGTGGACGTGGGTATTGAGGGAATACGAATATGCCGTAACGGGGCCGGACAAACCTTTCTGGTACTATGCGGGGATCATCGGGCTGGTGTTTCCCTGGTCTTTCGCTTTTGTCGCTGCATGGATCATGCCGTGGGTTAAAGCCAATCGGCCGGCGCATCGTGTTCAGTGGCTCCCCTGGGTCTGGTTTGCCACGTTGTTTGTCTGCCTGTCGCTGTCGTCATCAAAAACGCAGCGTTATATCCTGCCTGTGCTGCCGGTGGCCGGTTTGCTTGTGGCGTTGTTTATCGATGAGTCTGAACGGAAAAAAGGGGAGTTGTCCGGCGTACAATTCCTTGAAGGGCTGGCGGTGGTTCATTGGATTGTACTGGGAGGTGTATGTTTCATTCTGCCGGTGTTGCTTTTGCTGCAGAATCATCAGGATGTGGTTCGGCATCTGCATCAATATGGCGTTCCCGAATTACCGGATATGCATTATGGCGCGGCGTTGAGTTTGCTTCTGCTGTGCGTTCCGGCTTTGTGGGCCGGGGTGGCGTGGATCAGAAAAGGAAAGATCGCTGCATCGGCATATGCTGCAGGATGGATCATGCTGATTGCGTCGACGTATGGGTATTACGGCTATGCTGTTTCAGAAGATAACGGCTTTTATCCCTATCGTGCCGACGCGGAGAAAGTGGCGACCGTGACGGCTTCCGCTCCCTTTTATTATTTGTCGTTCGTACCCGATTCCGAGCGCATCGACCCCTTTGTGTTAGCACCGGTTGAGCGGGATCCCGACAAGGAATTTCTCATTTATTTCCGGGGAATTATTCCCTCCGCCACGGTGGCTGATACCTGCGAAATGATGAATGCGCAGCAGGTCTTTTACATGTGCGCGAGAGATGAGCATGGACGGGGATCCCATCTGGATAACCTGGGATTGACGTTCCTCATGCGATTCGAGGACGGGGGAGGCCCGTCATGGAAGCTTTATCGTTATGAACCCGCCATTGGAAGAGGAGATGGACGTCGTGAAAGTGACGCAGAATAAGGCGTTTGTTTTTTTTGTTTTTGTGACCATGGTTCTGCTTTTCCTGATTCGGAACCTGCCGTGGCAGCTTGATGATTATGATCAGGCGAAACAGGCTTATGCGGCACTGGACGTGGTGGAGCGGGGGCATTTAGTGTGGCAGCATTTGCCTTTTGGCGGGTTTGCGACCAAACCGCCGCTATTAGCATGGCTGCAGGCCGGCATCTATTCTGTTATACAAAACTGGGATTGGGCCTGGCGGCTTCCTGGTTTAGCTGCGTCGCTGACGCTCGCTGTTCTCATTTATAAGCTGCTGCGACCTCAGGGCACATGGCCGGCCGTGGCGGCATTGGCTGCGTTCGGTTTCAATATGCTGACGATTCGCATTGCCTGCCTGGTTCGTACAGATATGTTGCTGGCTCTTCTGGTGTTTATCCCGGGGATGCTGATTTTTCGCCATGTTCAACATCAGGAACCGTGGACGCTACGTCAGAAATGCACAATGACCATCGTGCTATGCCTTGGACTGCTCACAAAAGGCCATGTTGTTTATGCCTTTTTGTTTCCATCGGTCGTCATATACTGGGGGTTGTGCTGGCTGCGCAACTGGTTTAATCGGGCATGGTTTGGCTGGTTGGCGTGGATTGTTCCTATGACTGTTTTCGTTGTGCTTGTTATCGGCGCATGCTGGTTTAATCCGGCGTTTTATCAGGAAATTATTGTCGATGAAGTGATGCTGTTGTTTCAGCATGGTGAGGCATCTGATCCGCAGCATCCTCTTTATTATGTGGTGCATTTGCTGCACAAATGGATGCCGTGGAGTTTGTTGCTCCTTATGTCGTGTGTTGTGGGGCGCGTTGTCCTGCGCAAGGCCTGGAAAATAAATCCCACATGGTGCTGGCTGGTCTGCTGGAATCTGGGTGCCATGATCATGATGTCTGTGATCCCCAATAAGCGGGTGGATCGAATCTATCCCGTTATCCCGTCTTTGTCTGTGCTCCTCGGATATACCATTGGTATTCTGCAGCAGCACAGAGTGTTTTTGTTTCATAAAAATTGGTCACAATTGATACCCGGATGGACGTTGGGGGCGATCCTGCTCTGGTCGGGGTACACCTGTGCCGAAGTCATTCACAGCTATCGCCTTCCGACCAATGCACTGGCCGCTTTCTGCGCTCGTATCAGACATGCGTATCCGGCATTTAATCAAACGATGATTATAACCGATTATAATGAAGGATTTCAGTGCTATCTCCAACAGAATGAACGTATTAATCCTGCTGATGCGGCAACTGCCATAGCCCGTGAAAAACCCGGGCTGATGATTGTTCAGTCCGACGCGGTGGCCGACGATATCGCCGAACGCATCATGCCGTATTCTGTCGTGGATCAAGTCACATCACCTTTCGAACGCAAAATCTACAGGCTGTATGCCGCACCGGTACAATAAATATTCTGGTATGATTTTCACATGTTTCTAACATTGCGCTAACGTTAGGAGTTGATACCTGTTTCATTGCATGTTCTTGTGCAGTTTTTTTTATGCGTGGTAAGCAAAGGCGTTCTAATGAGTAAAAAGAAGCAGATACTAATTGTTGAAGATGACGAGA
The Spartobacteria bacterium DNA segment above includes these coding regions:
- a CDS encoding phospholipid carrier-dependent glycosyltransferase, translated to MKSEIKYQSVGRWFQIILVLLLCAMPQFVRYQRSGPARIMENLSIMSSQETWIRMHEGEANAWMIPSWNGRPRVNKPPMLVWLNLLVWVDLSPSTSSADQLIARSRLLAGCMALIGLLGVYGCGRCMSTHRTALLAMFVTGSSFMLTKQARFASYDIHLLAWVMLAMFWGLRAILSHRARWFDWVLCGIFWGGAMLTKGAVAYVLVGIPLLAILVFIDRKALRRYAGWGGAACLATMLLGIWYAYVFIHDHTVWTWVLREYEYAVTGPDKPFWYYAGIIGLVFPWSFAFVAAWIMPWVKANRPAHRVQWLPWVWFATLFVCLSLSSSKTQRYILPVLPVAGLLVALFIDESERKKGELSGVQFLEGLAVVHWIVLGGVCFILPVLLLLQNHQDVVRHLHQYGVPELPDMHYGAALSLLLLCVPALWAGVAWIRKGKIAASAYAAGWIMLIASTYGYYGYAVSEDNGFYPYRADAEKVATVTASAPFYYLSFVPDSERIDPFVLAPVERDPDKEFLIYFRGIIPSATVADTCEMMNAQQVFYMCARDEHGRGSHLDNLGLTFLMRFEDGGGPSWKLYRYEPAIGRGDGRRESDAE
- a CDS encoding transporter substrate-binding domain-containing protein, with the translated sequence MMRKSFILHRNKTTGIRKMITSGGGVIFEKKRVHKCMQSIYPKCIPLVLAIFSLSGMSVTAAALTELKAAVPAHFPPEYMLGNDGLPKGFAIDTMDAIAALAGYKMVYVVKDNWAGTQQALREGDVDLIPNMGITEQRKEYATFTDTVETFPVSIFIRANQFNIHNAENLAGHAVAVDRFNVGYALMKDRNDIDLVVVTDWREGLFKLLAGQVDALIYPHPVIMNEARKMRVDDRIKVAGSPLKEIKRAIAVQRTNTNLLQELQVAVKEYVDSAAYQQVYTKWYGQPTHFLTPRRMLTILVGGLAGGLVVAWIWQYRLQKRLAKQMAARIAEQTESIKLNFPRFSKAI